In the Scomber japonicus isolate fScoJap1 chromosome 18, fScoJap1.pri, whole genome shotgun sequence genome, one interval contains:
- the LOC128379334 gene encoding 5-hydroxytryptamine receptor 3A-like: MRPVKNWTTPTLLTLDMWLYGILEVDEKSQTLTSHIWIQSVWPNEFLTWNSSDFCGIDMVTVSRSMLWTPDIVIQEDASDSGSIHKDDHLTVTSSGTVHSNIRQRLTSTCRLNLFHFPFDNQHCNISFTSTSYMEDILKLETYNNDTFLAATSELIMITRGEWQLENIEVVTDRWISGRGKYCKLIYMVKISRKPLLYVIILIIPLFYLLVLDLASFFIHEARGEKLSFKVTVLLSISVLLLILQDMLPSTEDSLPMIATFCVSIFTMVGVSVMEAMVVIFLIDWDDFIGKKVQSSDDAHVETQMDVIQNEPVGAEEKGEVKADKSYLPLDRPKDDKGDLLKLILEEVREARQEVGKQDKVKKKPAYYRKLAEIIDSVFFGIYLLTFIAFVACMYLTWFHKLKL; the protein is encoded by the exons ATGAGACCCGTGAAAAACTGGACTACACCCACCTTACTGACGCTGGACATGTGGTTGTATGGCATTTTAGAAGTG GACGAGAAGTCTCAAACTCTCACGAGCCACATCTGGATCCAGTCG GTCTGGCCTAACGAATTCCTAACTTGGAATTCGTCTGATTTCTGTGGGATCGACATGGTGACTGTTTCCAGGTCGATGCTCTGGACCCCTGACATCGTCATCCAAGAGGA CGCCTCTGATTCTGGGAGTATTCACAAAGATGATCATCTCACTGTGACGTCCAGCGGTACGGTGCACTCAAATATACGTCAGCGGCTCACCTCCACCTGCCGGCTCAATCTTTTCCACTTCCCTTTCGATAACCAACATTGTAATATCTCATTTACATCCACAAGCTATATGG AGGACATTTTAAAACTGGAAACCTACAACAATGACACATTCCTCGCAGCAACCTCTGAGCTGATCATGATCACACGGGGAGAATGGCAACTCGAAAACATCGAAGTTGTCACTGACCGATGGATCAGCGGTCGGGGCAAATACTGCAAACTCATATACATG GTCAAAATCTCCAGGAAACCTTTGCTTTACGTGATCATCCTAATCATACCCCTGTTCTATTTACTGGTCCTGGATTTGGCTTCCTTCTTCATCCACGAGGCCCGAGGTGAAAAGCTGAGTTTCAAAGTGACCGTGCTGCTGTCCATCTCCGTCTTACTGCTCATCCTGCAGGACATGTTGCCCTCCACAGAAGACTCGCTGCCAATGATCG CCACGTTCTGTGTGTCGATCTTCACTATGGTGGGGGTCAGCGTCATGGAGGCCATGGTGGTGATCTTCCTCATCGACTGGGATGACTTCATTGGTAAGAAGGTTCAAAGCTCTGATGATGCTCATGTGGAAACTCAGATGGACGTCATCCAAAATG AGCCAGTCGGAGCTGAAGAGAAAGGCGAGGTGAAAGCGGACAAGAGTTACCTTCCTTTGGATCGGCCCAAAGACGACAAAGGCGACCTGCTGAAACTCATCCTGGAGGAAGTGAGGGAAGCTCGACAGGAAGTGGGAAAACAAgacaaagtgaagaagaagcctGCCTATTACAGGAAGCTGGCTGAAATCATAGACAGTGTCTTCTTTGGCATCTATCTTTtaacttttattgcttttgtggCGTGCATGTATTTGACATGGTTTCATAAACTCAAGCtttga